In Halostella litorea, a single window of DNA contains:
- a CDS encoding ABC transporter ATP-binding protein, translating to MIEVTDFRKEYGGFVAVEGSTFTVEPGEVFGIVGPNGAGKTTTLKAVAGLIEPTAGSLTVDGGAADDPETRRNLGFLPEESPLYEEMTADSYLNFFADLYDVPGDAAAERIDDALARLELEHRDRRIGDMSKGMKRKVAIARALVNDPDVLVFDEPASGLDPLTTNYVIEFTRELSEAGKTVLFSAHNLYHVEEVCDRVVIMNRGEVVARGTVEGIRDRHGTTEYRVYTTVPVEGSEPVDDADADAAETDDHRRRHRSVVADMDAVEAVRADAQAAGGEVVDIRTDEPSLEEIFLDVAGEAPADAEREAEP from the coding sequence ATGATCGAGGTGACGGACTTCCGGAAGGAGTACGGCGGCTTCGTCGCGGTTGAGGGGAGCACGTTCACCGTCGAACCGGGCGAGGTGTTCGGCATCGTCGGCCCGAACGGGGCCGGCAAGACGACGACGCTGAAGGCCGTCGCCGGCCTGATCGAGCCGACCGCCGGCAGCCTCACCGTCGACGGCGGCGCGGCCGACGACCCCGAGACGCGCCGGAACCTCGGCTTCCTCCCCGAGGAGTCGCCGCTGTACGAGGAGATGACCGCCGACTCCTACCTCAACTTCTTCGCGGACCTGTACGACGTGCCCGGCGACGCCGCGGCCGAACGGATCGACGACGCGCTCGCCCGCCTCGAACTCGAACACCGCGACCGCCGCATCGGCGACATGTCGAAGGGGATGAAACGGAAGGTCGCCATCGCCCGGGCGCTGGTCAACGACCCGGACGTGCTCGTGTTCGACGAGCCGGCGAGCGGGCTGGACCCGCTGACGACCAACTACGTCATCGAGTTCACCCGCGAACTGAGCGAGGCGGGCAAGACCGTCCTGTTCAGCGCGCACAACCTCTACCACGTCGAGGAGGTGTGCGACCGCGTCGTCATCATGAACCGCGGGGAAGTCGTCGCGCGCGGCACCGTCGAGGGGATCCGCGACCGCCACGGGACGACCGAGTACCGCGTGTACACGACGGTGCCGGTCGAGGGGTCCGAGCCGGTCGACGACGCTGACGCCGACGCGGCCGAAACCGACGACCACCGGCGCCGCCACCGGTCCGTCGTCGCGGACATGGACGCCGTCGAGGCCGTCCGCGCCGACGCGCAGGCCGCGGGCGGCGAGGTGGTCGACATCCGCACCGACGAGCCGAGCCTGGAGGAGATATTCCTCGACGTGGCGGGTGAGGCCCCTGCGGACGCCGAGCGGGAGGCCGAGCCGTGA
- a CDS encoding DoxX family protein, whose amino-acid sequence MALALSPAGEVLFLAARVLFGGVLAFMGLNHFTDAESMAGYAGAKGVPAAGIMVPFTGGMLLVGGLLVAAGAYPLVGAGALAAFLLVATPKMHDFWNAGDPQERQNETISFLKNVGLLGTALAFLALSAEAWPYAVGL is encoded by the coding sequence ATGGCGCTGGCGCTCTCCCCGGCGGGCGAGGTCCTGTTTCTCGCCGCGCGGGTGCTGTTCGGCGGCGTCCTCGCGTTCATGGGGCTCAACCACTTCACGGACGCCGAGTCGATGGCGGGTTACGCCGGCGCGAAGGGCGTCCCGGCCGCCGGGATCATGGTCCCGTTCACCGGCGGCATGCTGCTGGTCGGCGGCCTGCTGGTCGCGGCCGGAGCCTACCCGCTCGTCGGCGCGGGCGCGCTGGCCGCGTTCCTGCTCGTCGCCACGCCGAAGATGCACGACTTCTGGAACGCGGGGGACCCCCAGGAGCGACAGAACGAGACGATCAGTTTCCTCAAGAACGTCGGCCTGCTCGGCACCGCGCTTGCCTTCCTCGCGCTGAGCGCGGAGGCGTGGCCCTACGCCGTCGGCCTGTAA
- a CDS encoding winged helix-turn-helix transcriptional regulator: MSLETPPTAEEKNADACDVVESLEQIGSQWRLIVLSDLREGEKRFNELKRSTGANSRTLSRVLDDLNDLGFITRRLEEDAPVATYYSLTEKGDSLCPVFEEIEDWAAEWLGEDPAADD, from the coding sequence ATGTCACTGGAGACGCCACCCACGGCGGAGGAGAAAAACGCCGACGCCTGCGACGTGGTCGAGTCGCTGGAACAGATCGGCTCGCAGTGGCGGCTGATCGTCCTCAGCGACCTGCGGGAGGGCGAGAAGCGGTTCAACGAACTCAAGCGCTCGACCGGCGCGAACTCCCGGACGCTGTCGCGGGTGCTCGACGACCTGAACGACCTTGGCTTCATCACCCGCCGGCTGGAGGAGGACGCGCCGGTGGCGACGTACTACAGCCTCACCGAGAAGGGGGATTCGCTCTGCCCCGTCTTCGAGGAGATAGAGGACTGGGCCG